One stretch of Priestia megaterium DNA includes these proteins:
- a CDS encoding ABC transporter ATP-binding protein, protein MNTQKGIHFSFKKLWLLTNPPTGKLLISFILALINTGASLSIPLVIKEVMEKIAAGVSPQLIAGLLGLFAAQMVTSAVSLYLLAQVGQGVVKELRHKVWNKLIKLPVSFYDQNRSGEMVSRITNDTTIVMNLLSTEMIDFVKNILSIIIAVVILFTLDVPMTLILLAVIPVMFLLVMPLARKIHKISREQQDKMSKLTAFLAQMLSEIRLIKVSGSEKKEVDSGLQSFQSLYLFGVKRAKIEAIITPIISTVMTAVMIAIVGFGAYRVSEGFITAGELVAFVLYLFQIMVPVGSLTRFVTSFQQTKGASERIFDILAEKEENYENGEVLEQVGSLRFDKVAFQYEDKPVLQEVSFSAKKGEVTAFVGPSGAGKSTVFSLIERFYEPSSGHIFLDGTDSQNVNLRSWRHLFSYVQQDSPILAGTIRENLIYGLERHVTDEEIEEAAKLANAHHFIQSFEAQYETMIGERGINLSGGQRQRIAIARALLRNPQFLLLDEATASLDSESEKLVQESLETVMKERTSLVIAHRLSTVINADQIVVIEEGQVTGSGTHKELLASHSFYRRLVEQQFQTSL, encoded by the coding sequence ATGAATACGCAAAAAGGAATTCATTTTTCATTTAAAAAATTATGGTTGCTAACGAACCCTCCGACAGGAAAGCTACTCATTTCGTTTATACTGGCCTTAATTAATACCGGAGCGTCTCTTTCTATTCCTCTTGTCATTAAAGAAGTGATGGAGAAAATTGCAGCGGGCGTTTCACCGCAGCTTATAGCAGGACTCCTTGGTTTATTTGCTGCTCAAATGGTAACAAGCGCAGTATCTCTTTATCTCCTTGCTCAAGTAGGGCAAGGTGTTGTAAAAGAACTCAGACATAAAGTGTGGAACAAGCTCATAAAGCTTCCGGTTTCATTTTACGACCAGAACCGTTCAGGTGAAATGGTAAGCCGCATTACAAATGATACAACCATTGTGATGAATTTATTGTCAACAGAAATGATTGACTTTGTAAAAAATATTTTATCTATTATTATTGCCGTTGTTATTTTATTTACGCTTGATGTACCGATGACGCTCATTTTACTAGCGGTTATTCCCGTTATGTTTCTACTCGTTATGCCGCTAGCGCGAAAAATACATAAAATTTCACGTGAGCAGCAGGATAAAATGTCCAAGCTTACGGCTTTTTTAGCTCAAATGCTGAGTGAAATCCGCTTGATTAAAGTATCCGGTTCAGAGAAAAAAGAAGTTGATTCCGGCTTACAATCGTTTCAGTCACTCTACCTCTTCGGTGTCAAGAGAGCTAAAATTGAAGCCATCATTACCCCGATTATTAGCACGGTGATGACCGCTGTTATGATTGCCATCGTCGGGTTTGGTGCATACCGGGTGAGTGAGGGATTTATCACTGCAGGAGAGCTGGTGGCTTTTGTTCTTTACCTTTTTCAAATTATGGTTCCGGTTGGTTCACTTACCCGATTTGTTACGAGCTTTCAGCAAACCAAAGGAGCTTCAGAAAGAATCTTTGATATATTAGCTGAGAAAGAAGAGAACTATGAAAATGGAGAAGTGCTTGAACAGGTAGGGAGTTTAAGGTTCGATAAAGTTGCTTTTCAATATGAAGATAAACCAGTATTGCAGGAGGTTTCATTTTCTGCTAAAAAAGGAGAAGTTACCGCTTTTGTTGGACCTAGCGGAGCTGGAAAATCTACTGTTTTTTCGCTTATCGAACGCTTTTATGAGCCTTCATCGGGGCACATATTCTTGGATGGAACAGACAGTCAAAACGTCAACTTACGTTCGTGGCGTCACCTGTTTAGCTATGTTCAGCAGGATTCTCCGATTTTAGCGGGAACAATTCGAGAAAATCTCATTTACGGATTAGAGAGGCATGTGACGGATGAAGAAATAGAAGAAGCAGCGAAGTTAGCGAATGCTCATCATTTCATTCAGTCCTTTGAAGCTCAATATGAAACAATGATTGGAGAAAGAGGTATTAATCTCTCAGGAGGACAGCGACAGCGTATTGCAATTGCCCGAGCGCTGTTACGCAATCCCCAGTTTTTACTACTGGACGAAGCGACAGCTAGCTTGGACTCCGAATCAGAAAAGCTTGTGCAAGAGTCATTGGAAACGGTAATGAAAGAACGCACATCACTCGTCATTGCCCATCGTCTATCTACGGTCATTAATGCGGACCAAATTGTTGTAATAGAGGAAGGGCAGGTTACAGGAAGCGGAACGCATAAAGAGCTGTTAGCCTCTCATTCTTTTTACCGGCGTTTGGTAGAGCAGCAGTTTCAAACATCCCTATAG
- a CDS encoding copper resistance D family protein, with protein sequence MSILLPVFEWFTYVGLSLLLGFAVLQYVPLTKKPTILLSKRWLLASAAAVAIFSVGNSLEIILSFSKIRGLGETVRLVLLETRTGHAWIFVVLIAVLCMVAVSIESHPHMYTLLTVALVGGIAYASHAASVSALSGMLSHSLHILAVGLWGGVVLIVAAFSKETSNWKSFLSWFTPFAIACFVLLSLSGFISMVIIMGLSNYVNSWATDYGQSLLLKHITIIPLLAFAVINGFLMKKAIKHPEYKPVMWIRAESIILLIIFLFTAIMVTQSPPTNISHMAMDSSILPFIYGKQVTLPLTFHVTVVGILFLFVALLFFVYLLICFYKKTVWLSVLSAGLFVFAFYIAMMTSIQV encoded by the coding sequence ATGAGTATTTTGTTGCCTGTTTTTGAGTGGTTCACATACGTAGGTCTTTCCTTATTATTAGGATTTGCCGTACTGCAATATGTGCCGCTTACAAAAAAGCCAACAATTTTATTATCAAAGCGATGGCTACTTGCAAGTGCAGCGGCTGTCGCTATTTTTTCGGTTGGAAATTCGCTTGAGATTATTTTATCTTTTTCAAAAATAAGAGGGTTAGGTGAAACAGTTCGTCTTGTATTATTGGAAACAAGAACGGGACACGCCTGGATCTTTGTTGTGCTGATTGCTGTTTTATGCATGGTTGCTGTTTCAATAGAGAGTCACCCTCATATGTATACATTGCTGACTGTGGCGTTGGTTGGAGGAATTGCCTATGCAAGTCACGCAGCATCCGTTTCTGCGCTTAGTGGGATGCTTTCTCATTCCCTTCATATTTTAGCAGTTGGACTGTGGGGAGGAGTGGTTCTGATTGTTGCCGCTTTTTCAAAAGAAACCTCCAATTGGAAAAGTTTCTTAAGCTGGTTTACTCCTTTTGCAATTGCTTGTTTTGTGCTTCTTTCATTAAGCGGGTTCATTTCGATGGTCATTATCATGGGGCTGTCCAACTATGTAAATTCATGGGCTACAGATTACGGGCAGTCTCTTTTACTAAAGCATATTACGATTATTCCACTGCTTGCATTTGCCGTCATCAATGGTTTTCTTATGAAAAAAGCGATAAAACATCCAGAATATAAGCCCGTGATGTGGATTCGAGCAGAAAGCATTATTTTGCTTATCATTTTTTTATTTACAGCTATCATGGTGACGCAATCGCCGCCAACTAATATAAGTCATATGGCAATGGATTCATCGATTCTTCCGTTTATCTATGGGAAACAAGTGACGCTCCCTCTAACGTTTCACGTAACGGTTGTAGGAATTCTATTCTTATTTGTCGCACTGCTGTTTTTTGTGTATTTACTTATTTGTTTTTACAAAAAGACAGTATGGCTTAGCGTATTAAGTGCGGGTTTGTTTGTTTTTGCTTTTTATATTGCGATGATGACAAGTATTCAAGTCTAA
- a CDS encoding copper resistance CopC family protein — MKKIIGLLLACFLAVPTVSFAHTHVQTTVPENGATVTAPLKEIKLTFETHIEKISTVTVTKDGQKISLASQKVEGHDLIASVDQPLENGSYTVNWEIVGEDGHVMKDSIAFKVDVKDEAKEENTQAAGKDSEKKQGATQSEQHQKSAVANDEKTENNDSSSFFVIMIIAIVVVVGALLLIFRKKKA, encoded by the coding sequence ATGAAAAAAATAATAGGTTTACTTTTAGCATGCTTTTTAGCTGTTCCGACCGTTAGTTTTGCTCATACACATGTGCAAACAACAGTGCCTGAAAATGGTGCAACTGTTACAGCTCCTCTAAAAGAAATTAAATTGACCTTTGAAACACACATCGAGAAAATCAGTACTGTAACCGTTACAAAAGATGGACAAAAAATTTCACTTGCATCGCAAAAAGTAGAGGGTCATGATTTAATAGCTTCTGTCGATCAGCCTCTTGAAAACGGATCTTACACAGTGAACTGGGAAATTGTAGGGGAAGATGGTCATGTAATGAAGGATTCCATTGCTTTTAAAGTAGATGTGAAAGATGAAGCGAAAGAAGAGAATACTCAAGCAGCCGGAAAAGATAGTGAAAAAAAGCAAGGAGCCACGCAATCTGAACAACACCAAAAAAGTGCAGTAGCAAATGATGAAAAAACAGAGAACAATGATTCTTCATCGTTTTTTGTTATCATGATTATTGCTATTGTAGTGGTGGTTGGAGCATTACTCTTAATCTTCAGAAAGAAAAAGGCTTAA
- a CDS encoding CPCC family cysteine-rich protein has product MKKYTCPCCGYQSLDSDGDYDICEICFWEDDPYQKLNANELGANSISLIEAQENFIVYGACNKESLQHVRKPSVQDVKDFNWKPIISHE; this is encoded by the coding sequence ATGAAAAAGTATACATGCCCTTGCTGTGGTTATCAATCGTTAGACAGTGATGGTGACTATGATATTTGTGAGATATGTTTTTGGGAAGACGATCCGTACCAAAAGCTGAATGCCAACGAATTAGGAGCCAACTCTATTTCTTTAATAGAAGCTCAGGAAAATTTTATAGTTTATGGAGCGTGTAATAAAGAAAGCTTACAGCACGTGAGAAAGCCTTCTGTTCAAGATGTAAAAGATTTCAACTGGAAACCTATTATAAGTCACGAGTAG
- a CDS encoding poly-gamma-glutamate hydrolase family protein has translation MKSYRLVSFSTLCICLFVLFISPFQDTSSASTDKYQNFKQLSQHESSASYKVTTKETKSPVLIFAPHGGGIEGGTSEIAQELGKQNALYLFESLKSKGSRDLHLTSTHFDEPTARKMVSKYDNVLSLHGYSGNEKHIFVGGTDRERAKKLTQLLNQNGFPAELITKGHDEIAGINPGNIANKNRTGKSIQLEISQPLRSAMFHSFTSKGRASSKTQTFCRFTNVLSTFVSTSY, from the coding sequence TTGAAAAGCTATCGTTTAGTAAGTTTCTCTACCTTATGTATCTGTCTATTCGTTTTATTCATTTCACCTTTTCAAGATACATCTAGTGCGTCAACTGATAAATATCAAAATTTCAAGCAGCTCTCACAGCACGAGTCTTCAGCTAGCTATAAAGTGACGACCAAAGAAACGAAAAGCCCTGTCCTTATCTTTGCTCCACACGGTGGAGGAATTGAAGGGGGGACAAGCGAAATTGCCCAAGAGCTTGGCAAACAAAATGCTCTTTACCTATTCGAATCGTTAAAGTCGAAAGGGTCACGAGACCTGCACCTCACAAGCACTCATTTTGATGAGCCCACAGCGCGTAAGATGGTAAGCAAGTATGATAATGTTTTATCTCTTCACGGGTATTCTGGGAACGAAAAACATATTTTTGTGGGGGGAACTGATCGGGAGCGTGCAAAAAAATTAACGCAATTATTAAATCAAAATGGATTTCCGGCGGAACTGATTACAAAAGGGCACGATGAGATTGCAGGCATTAACCCTGGAAATATTGCAAATAAAAATCGTACCGGGAAAAGTATTCAATTAGAGATTAGCCAACCGCTGCGAAGTGCTATGTTTCATTCATTCACTTCAAAAGGAAGAGCTTCGTCTAAAACTCAAACTTTTTGTAGGTTTACAAATGTGCTTTCTACGTTTGTTTCCACTTCTTACTGA
- a CDS encoding Dps family protein — translation MNLENVLNQQIADFNVLYTKLHRFHWYVKGPQFFTLHEKFEEFYNETADYIDEYAERLLAIGGSPIATMKQFLQAATLSEDGNEQTSEEMVETLINDYMLLVKNLKNAVEKAEAAHDHVTADLFIGTIGNIEKHIWMLKAALPVKTSVNA, via the coding sequence ATGAATTTAGAAAACGTATTGAACCAACAAATTGCTGATTTTAACGTATTGTATACGAAGCTACATCGCTTTCACTGGTATGTAAAAGGGCCTCAATTTTTTACGCTTCATGAAAAATTTGAAGAATTCTATAATGAGACGGCGGACTATATAGATGAATATGCAGAACGATTACTAGCCATTGGAGGAAGCCCAATTGCTACAATGAAGCAATTTTTACAAGCAGCTACTCTTTCTGAAGATGGAAACGAGCAAACGAGTGAAGAAATGGTAGAAACCTTAATTAATGACTATATGCTACTTGTTAAAAACTTAAAAAATGCAGTTGAAAAAGCTGAAGCAGCACACGATCACGTAACAGCTGACTTATTCATTGGAACAATCGGCAACATTGAAAAACATATTTGGATGCTAAAAGCTGCTTTACCTGTAAAAACATCCGTAAACGCATAA
- a CDS encoding spore coat protein, whose product MNNHELPTNMQTGAVPPQLNHGGHELFDVHETLAGSINVMDQFMMFRKYVKEQELLDIIDRQYQFILNEYNLIVEAFSTGQKPVGSTHVYNMKQSHTFVYGLKPSQPKKPNQSVEEINEKGISGHMLGLVKSQASLLTMTALEITNPVVRRIFGDSVPNWIEMAYEISLYQNKHHYYQVPQLAKEDMQQMITSFAKATASPQMPNNHKLH is encoded by the coding sequence ATGAATAATCACGAACTTCCTACAAACATGCAAACTGGAGCTGTACCCCCACAATTGAACCATGGAGGGCATGAACTATTTGACGTTCATGAAACACTTGCCGGCTCGATTAACGTAATGGATCAGTTTATGATGTTTAGGAAATATGTAAAAGAACAAGAGCTGCTTGATATCATTGATCGGCAATATCAGTTTATTTTAAATGAATATAATTTAATCGTAGAAGCTTTTTCTACTGGTCAAAAGCCGGTCGGTTCTACACATGTATATAACATGAAGCAGTCTCATACCTTTGTTTATGGCTTAAAGCCTTCGCAGCCTAAAAAGCCGAATCAGTCCGTTGAGGAAATTAATGAAAAAGGCATATCAGGTCATATGCTAGGTCTAGTTAAGTCTCAAGCATCTCTTTTAACCATGACCGCTTTAGAAATAACAAATCCTGTTGTTCGCCGAATATTCGGAGACAGTGTTCCTAATTGGATTGAAATGGCTTATGAAATTTCTCTTTATCAAAATAAACACCATTATTATCAAGTCCCGCAGCTTGCAAAAGAAGATATGCAGCAAATGATCACAAGTTTTGCAAAAGCCACTGCCTCTCCTCAGATGCCTAATAACCATAAGCTGCATTAA
- a CDS encoding hemolysin family protein, with the protein MIAVKLLLVAVLIALTAFFVATEFAIVKVRSSKINQLLEEGNKKAVSAKHVITHLDEYLSACQLGITITALGLGWLGEPTLDRLLHPLFTTFHTNEPLAGILSFVIAFVVITFLHVVLGELAPKTFAIQMAEQITLNFAKPIIVFYKLMYPFIKILNGSARMLTKIFGITMISENEAAHSEEELRILLSESFEGGEINQSEYRYMSKIFDFDDRLAKEVMVPRTEIVSASKDDVVEVFLQIANVEKYTRYPIVEDGDKDKVIGLVNIKEIYNDIVFNEKDGTNTLESYVKPIFKVIETVPIHDLLVKMQKERIQMAILFDEYGGTAGLVTVEDIIEEIVGEIRDEFDTDEIPYVQKIKDDHYILDGKMLISQVNDLLGTDISDEEVDTIAGWVLTEKFDVTKNDIIQHEQFYFKVLIIEDFHIKYIEVKKRKKKEKKDDHH; encoded by the coding sequence ATGATCGCCGTAAAATTACTATTAGTCGCAGTTTTAATTGCATTAACTGCTTTTTTTGTAGCGACAGAATTCGCTATTGTAAAAGTAAGAAGTTCAAAAATCAACCAGCTTCTAGAAGAAGGAAATAAAAAAGCTGTATCTGCCAAACACGTTATTACGCATCTAGATGAATATCTATCCGCTTGTCAGCTTGGTATCACCATCACGGCTCTCGGGCTTGGTTGGCTTGGTGAACCGACGCTAGATCGGTTGCTTCACCCTCTTTTTACTACCTTCCATACGAATGAACCGCTTGCTGGTATTTTATCTTTTGTCATTGCATTTGTTGTTATTACTTTTTTACATGTTGTCTTGGGGGAATTAGCTCCTAAAACGTTTGCTATTCAAATGGCTGAACAAATTACGCTGAACTTTGCAAAACCGATTATCGTGTTTTACAAACTTATGTATCCGTTCATTAAAATATTAAACGGATCAGCTCGTATGTTGACCAAGATTTTTGGTATAACGATGATTTCAGAAAATGAAGCTGCTCATAGTGAAGAAGAGCTTCGCATTTTGTTATCTGAGAGCTTCGAAGGCGGTGAAATCAATCAATCCGAATATCGATATATGAGCAAAATTTTTGATTTTGATGATCGTTTAGCTAAAGAAGTAATGGTCCCTCGTACGGAAATTGTGAGTGCTTCCAAAGACGACGTCGTAGAGGTTTTTTTGCAAATCGCAAATGTCGAAAAATATACGCGCTATCCAATTGTTGAAGATGGGGATAAAGATAAAGTAATCGGTCTCGTTAATATTAAAGAAATTTATAATGATATTGTATTCAACGAAAAAGACGGCACCAATACGTTAGAGTCATACGTCAAGCCTATTTTTAAAGTAATTGAAACCGTACCCATTCATGACTTGCTTGTAAAGATGCAAAAAGAACGTATTCAAATGGCTATTCTTTTTGATGAGTATGGCGGAACCGCTGGGCTTGTCACAGTAGAAGATATTATTGAAGAAATTGTGGGAGAAATTCGAGATGAGTTTGATACGGACGAAATTCCTTATGTACAAAAAATTAAAGACGATCATTATATTCTTGACGGAAAAATGCTCATTAGCCAAGTAAATGATTTACTCGGCACAGATATTAGCGACGAAGAAGTAGATACCATTGCCGGGTGGGTGTTAACCGAAAAGTTTGATGTGACCAAAAATGATATCATTCAGCATGAGCAATTTTACTTTAAAGTTCTGATTATAGAGGATTTTCACATTAAGTATATAGAAGTAAAAAAAAGAAAGAAGAAAGAAAAAAAGGATGATCATCATTAA
- a CDS encoding sporulation protein, with product MFKKMFAKIGVGAAKVDLRLNETAYTLGHVIEGAIVIQGGNVQQHINLIDVEFWLEVQLKSGQMHTHRVESLRAASSFTINEGEKKEIPFTYHLPLDLPISASNVSYFFKTHLDIEGGVDSTDRDPVRIKAPKSLYQLVEGFEALGFREKHHSGKFNGYKQEFAFFPTDFLKGYVNEVEFEVAIEREGIRVLLELDLPSFGREREIKNELFFTNDELSQPSTIARLLEEAMEEMMENPRDYEYYKPSHYDQHSHHPRMSGLGGAMGGFAAGMLGGLLIENLMDDMFEDSALGEIGEDIEEAGEDLLDGDFFDGGDDW from the coding sequence ATGTTTAAAAAAATGTTTGCTAAAATTGGAGTTGGAGCTGCCAAAGTGGATTTACGATTAAATGAAACGGCCTATACGCTCGGTCATGTAATTGAAGGAGCTATTGTCATCCAAGGTGGAAACGTTCAGCAACATATTAATTTAATTGATGTTGAATTTTGGCTTGAAGTTCAATTGAAAAGCGGTCAAATGCATACACATCGTGTGGAAAGCCTGCGCGCAGCTTCTTCATTTACAATTAATGAAGGCGAGAAAAAAGAAATTCCATTTACATATCATTTACCATTGGATCTTCCAATCTCTGCGAGCAACGTTAGCTATTTCTTTAAGACACACTTAGATATTGAAGGGGGAGTTGACTCAACAGACCGGGACCCGGTGCGCATTAAAGCTCCAAAAAGCTTATATCAGCTAGTAGAGGGCTTTGAAGCACTTGGGTTTAGAGAAAAACATCATTCAGGAAAATTTAACGGATACAAACAAGAATTTGCATTTTTTCCTACAGACTTCTTAAAGGGATATGTAAATGAGGTTGAGTTTGAGGTAGCCATTGAACGAGAAGGTATCCGCGTGCTATTGGAGCTAGATTTGCCTTCTTTCGGCCGAGAGAGGGAAATAAAAAATGAACTCTTTTTTACAAATGATGAACTAAGCCAGCCATCCACTATCGCTCGTTTGCTGGAAGAAGCGATGGAAGAGATGATGGAAAATCCTCGAGACTATGAATATTATAAGCCTTCTCACTATGATCAGCATTCACACCACCCACGTATGAGCGGGCTAGGAGGAGCAATGGGAGGCTTTGCAGCCGGTATGTTAGGCGGGCTGCTCATTGAGAATTTGATGGATGATATGTTTGAAGACTCGGCGCTTGGTGAAATTGGAGAAGATATTGAAGAAGCCGGGGAGGATCTGTTGGATGGAGATTTTTTTGATGGAGGAGACGATTGGTAA
- a CDS encoding CBS domain-containing protein produces the protein MNIAFFLVPKSDVVTLNIQSTLRQALEKMEYHRYSTVPLVDDDGKYVGVLTEGDLLWKLKSLGDYRFQDTENIKLTEIDRYQDYNPVAIYDEVQNILSKAIDQNFVPVTDDQGVFIGIVRRREILEFYAESASKVKNQI, from the coding sequence ATGAATATTGCATTTTTCTTAGTACCAAAAAGTGATGTTGTAACACTAAATATTCAATCCACGTTAAGGCAGGCTCTTGAAAAAATGGAGTATCATCGCTATTCTACAGTTCCGCTGGTTGACGATGATGGTAAATATGTGGGCGTTCTTACTGAAGGAGATCTTCTTTGGAAGTTAAAAAGCCTAGGAGACTATCGCTTTCAAGATACGGAAAATATTAAATTAACAGAGATTGACCGCTATCAAGATTATAACCCAGTTGCTATATATGATGAAGTTCAAAACATCCTTTCAAAGGCAATTGACCAAAATTTTGTTCCTGTAACGGATGATCAAGGTGTATTTATTGGAATTGTGAGAAGAAGAGAAATTCTAGAGTTTTATGCAGAAAGCGCAAGTAAAGTGAAAAATCAAATATAA
- a CDS encoding extracellular catalytic domain type 1 short-chain-length polyhydroxyalkanoate depolymerase encodes MLGSLPNVINTSTLVSSSEQQEASSESFKTYTHKGKKFKVYLPKSYHILKSYPLMVMLHGCTQNADDFAIGTQMNELADEKEFIVVYPQQSSNSNMNKCWNWFEPLHQIRGFGEPAIIAGIVKKVQNMHFIQKNKVFIAGLSAGGAMSIVMGVTYPELFAGIGVSAGIEYQAALNVFNAYSVMASKGPSPVKQGRIAYQQMGKRAKPLPLIVFHGNADSTVNVANADQVVHQWITTNNLAYNGRIDGWIQDSPVKTREEKILFGRDYTTYRYESSKGELAIDKYIINGMGHAWSGGNSAGSYTDPKGPNASRIMWDFFMSQKV; translated from the coding sequence ATGTTGGGTTCACTACCTAATGTTATAAATACGTCAACGCTTGTGTCTTCAAGTGAACAACAAGAAGCGTCATCTGAATCATTTAAAACATATACTCATAAAGGAAAAAAATTCAAGGTCTATTTACCTAAATCCTATCATATTTTAAAATCTTACCCACTAATGGTTATGCTGCATGGATGTACACAAAATGCAGATGATTTTGCGATAGGCACCCAAATGAATGAGCTCGCCGACGAAAAGGAATTTATTGTCGTATATCCACAGCAGTCTTCTAACTCAAATATGAATAAATGCTGGAATTGGTTTGAACCTCTTCATCAAATTAGAGGGTTTGGCGAGCCAGCTATTATTGCAGGGATTGTAAAAAAAGTCCAAAACATGCACTTTATTCAGAAAAATAAAGTGTTTATTGCCGGTCTGTCAGCAGGAGGAGCAATGAGCATCGTTATGGGGGTAACGTATCCAGAACTGTTTGCTGGAATAGGTGTGTCAGCAGGTATCGAATATCAGGCGGCTCTTAACGTATTTAATGCGTATTCTGTCATGGCCAGTAAAGGTCCTTCCCCCGTTAAACAAGGGAGAATTGCTTATCAGCAAATGGGAAAACGGGCAAAGCCACTGCCGCTCATTGTATTTCATGGTAACGCTGATTCTACGGTAAATGTAGCCAATGCAGATCAAGTGGTTCACCAGTGGATTACAACTAATAATCTTGCTTATAACGGAAGAATAGATGGATGGATTCAAGATAGCCCGGTTAAAACGAGAGAAGAAAAAATTCTCTTTGGACGGGATTATACAACATATCGCTACGAAAGCAGTAAGGGAGAATTGGCTATTGATAAATATATTATCAATGGAATGGGGCATGCATGGTCAGGGGGAAATTCAGCGGGCAGCTATACAGATCCTAAAGGCCCCAACGCTAGTCGAATCATGTGGGACTTTTTCATGAGTCAAAAAGTATAA